The Pseudoalteromonas sp. GCY genome includes the window AATCGTATTGTGAACGGCTGAAGCCAACGGAGTAATAGTAATCTGCTATCTCCCCTTCAAGACCAAAACTAAATGAATAAGATTTATCATCGTATACCCGACCTAAGCCATCATTTGTATATTCTGAGTCATTCACTATCCGCCACATATACTTAACTGGAGCGCCGTAGCCACCAGCTTTATTTTTGATATCAGGATCCCAAAACATGGATCCGTGAATTGACTCTGCATGAGCAAAGAAGAATGGATTTCGTGCCCCTTTCTTTTCTTGATCGATATAAAATCCGTTAACAAAAAAGCTGTGTTCGTCGTTGATGCTGTACACCGAATTGATATACAAACTCATGGTTTCAACTTGGTTACGTAGCAAATTGTTGCCGGTTTCATCCCACCCACAGCTTAGGCCGTAATCATTGCGGCTAATAAAGTGCTGAACCGCAGTCGGGTGTGGATTGTCATCTGTGTTGCAGTACTGCGCCGAATATTGATTTTTGAACTCGGTGTTCTCAGCCCATACGGTAATTGAACGATTGAGCTCTCGTTTATTTGTTGGGTCTGGGTTATCCCAAACACTGTCATGAAAAGGTCTGTCGGCACCAGTTAGCGCTTCTTCCGTCTTGTATTCTAGCGAGTAGTCAAACGTAAAGTCGTCTTGTTCAAAACCACCAACAAACGACAAGCCTTTTTTATCACCCGTACCATAGGTATCCTGACCGTAGAATGCTTCAACGACATGCTCGTCCATACCTTTTTTGGTAATAATATTAACTACCCCAGCCATTGCGTCAGAACCGTAGATTGCAGAGCCGCCGCCCGATTGAATATCGATGCGCTCCACCATCGCCGTTGGCAACATATCGAGATTAACAAAATTGGTTTGGCCACCGTAAGGCATTGGGTAATAAGCCAAGCGCTTGCCATTAACAAGAATAAGTGTGTATTCAGGTCCAACGCCTAACAGGTTTAACTCTTTGGCGCCGGGCGTATAGGAGCCAGTTTCTACTTCGCCGAGAACGGCGCCACTGGCGGCGGAAATACTACTCAGTGCATCATACACTGTGTTAAAGCCACTTCTGACCATATCAGCGGAAGAGAGACTTTGAACATTGGTAACACCTTCAATGGCGATACGTTTAATACGAGATCCTGTCACCTCAACACGTTCTATTTCTTCTGCTTGTTCATCTGTTGCGGCTGTTACTGAGTTAGTTGTTACCGCCGCAAGAACAGCGGCGGCAATCAGGCTATGTTTATACATTATTGTTGTCATAAGACCCCCATGATTAAAAGGAACGTTCCAATTTTATTCTTGAAATTTTTTTCACCTTTAGCAAAACCAACAAAGCATCAGGCAGACACTTAAAAAGGAACGTTCCAATTATGAGCAATAAAACAAGTCTGTCAACAAATTCTGTACATTTACAGCACAGTGATGACAAATTGTAACCATCTAGTTCTTGCTAGTTCATTGCAATTTCTTGGTATTTAGCTCACTTTGATAACGAGACCAGAGCTTATCAAGGGACTCTCCAGTAACTGATTTTATTGCATCTTCAAATGACCAATCTTCTATTTCTACCGCAGTTTGATTAAAACGATAGGCAAAATCTGGATGAGACTCAGCGAGCCATGCGAGAAAGAAACCTGTATTTGTGTATCCGCCAACCCAAGAATCCGACGGCTTAGGTGAACGGGTTTTATGGAATCCTGCTTGAATGCGAATGAGATCCGCCATTCCTTCAATAAATGCATGTACATCGGGTTCAGAATAACTTCTCTCTTTTGGAAATAGCTGATATCCATGGGTAAGTTCGTGCCAGAGCACACCAAGGAGTTCATATTCCACTTGCTCATCTGGTTGTGCGGCCAGTTTTTCGGTGATGTACTTTGAGCTAAACACAATTTCCATATTTGTTTCGTCTCCAGAGCGATACGCTATTGTGTCCATCCATTTTAGCCTAAATGTGACTTGCTCAAACTCTGGCAGCTCTGCAAAGTGTTTGTACAACCTTGGGGCCAGTTGGCGAGTTACGTCATCCACCGTACTGGCTATATCAGGAAATAGCGCTTGCAGGCGTTTCGACCCTGCCGACTCAGTATCTTCAATAACCACTTTGACCTTTGGCGGCTCAAAGCCTTTCCAAGGGTGAGTTGGATCGTATATTTTTAAATAGTTCGCACGGGTTTTAAGGTCGGAGCCATGCGCATTTTTAGTCATTAGAGTAACATCGTAGTTACCAGGCTTATCATAAACTACTTCAACACTTTTTGTGGTTGGCAGCATTGCTTTGCCCTCAACCTTCCAATTCAGTGCTGTTGGTGAGTTTTCAGATATCGACTGCAGAGAAATTGACTCATTAAGCTTGGCAACCGTTTTATCTGCAGTAAAGTTCGCCAGTGGTAAACTTGTTTGTGCATAGAGCGCCAGATCAGCGATTTGCAAAAAGCGGTCGCCCCACTGCGTTTTACCTTCTTGTGCTACGGTAAAGCGCACGTACCTCGCATCCGTTGTTTTGGGTAGATCGAAAGCGAGCGTTTCACCCCGCCTTGAAAATACGATATTGTTGCGTTTATCAGCCTCTTGCCACACCTTGCCATCTTTAGATATGGCTACAGTCCAATGCTTTGGATCTCGGGCGGGGGCATCTTGCGCTGAAGTGAGACGATACTGTCTAAGCGCTTTTACGCCTTTCAGATCAAATACAATCTCAGCGCTGGATTGCTTAGATAAGAATTTGCTTTTTAGCGACCTATCAACAAGTTGCTCTATCCCCTCTCCTTGGGTTTGCTCCTTTACGTCACTCGTTATAGAAAATGCATCGCGTTCGGTGATGTCGTAGAGCGCATTGGTATTCGCCAACGAGGAGCCACAAAATGAAAGTAAAATTAAACTAGCTAATGAGGAGGTTTTCATCGAAATTTCCCAGATTAAAAACAAACATACTGGATCGTTCCAATTGATAATGCAACTTCTTTTGAGCAGATTTTTACGTAATTTCTAAATGCAGAAGAGGATATCGCTATTTCACCGCTTTTGGATCTTATGAAGAGCTAACGAGCCTGAAAGATCAAGCCACGGCTCGCTAGTATTTTGTCATGCTCAACTAAAGCCAAGACAGATGAGCAAAGCCGCTGTGATAGAACAAGGAATAACCACAGCGATAGGATAAGTTAACTATTCGAATCTCAGGTTAACTACCAAATAGTAATTCCCAAAAGCTCGGTGGCTCGTGTAGTTTGTGGTATTGTTTTCTCAGCTCATCAATTTTTAAAAGCATTTCACGGGCTTTCTCAACTCTTCCCGAGTCTACTTCATAGCTCGCTTTAGTAATGGTTTCGAGTACTTTATTCAAGCCTTCAACTGACTCGGCAGACACCTCTTGCTTAAACTGAAATTGCTTACTTTCATTAACGAGTGTAGTCAGCTCGGTTAAGTGCGCCTGCATTTCTTGAGCAGATTGCGCTTTCATAGCCTGCTTATAAATATGACCCATTTCCTTCATGGTTTTATTCAGTTCGCTTGACTCATGCGCAACCCCTGACATCGAAAACAACAACACGAATATAAATACGATTTTTCTCATCAAAGTCCCCTTACTCTTTGCGCGCTAGTATAAAGCAATTAACGTATGAGCTAAATTCAATGCTATGAAAAATATGCTGATTCCGAATAGCATTCAAAAAACAGGCAGATAGCGCAACGATTCTAGCGTAAACTATACTCATAACTAATGACGTCGCGTATTTAGCAGCACACTTTTTGAATATCAAAAATATTGAGACTTATGATCCGAAAATTGTTGTTCATCTTTTTATTTTTATCGCCGATGGCCGCGCTATCTGCACAACGATTCAACGTTCAATTTGTAAACCCCGGCTTTGCAACAAAGAATCCTACAGGGGACTTTTGGTATAACGTCAGCAACGTGATGACTGCGGCCGCTAATAACATGAATATTTCCCTCAAAATTAGTTATGCGCAGCGCAACCATATTTTGATGAAATCGCTCGTAGATCAAGCCTTGAAAAGTGATGCTGATTACCTTGTGCTGGTTAACGAAAAGTCGAGTGTCGTTCCCTATTTGTTAAACACCAAAGCCACCAACATTAAGATTATTTTCTTGCTCAACGGACCGACCAAAACAGAGGAAGTGGCTTTGTTAAAGGCAGGACACCAAATTATTGGCACCATTGAGCCAGACAATTTCCAAGCCGGTTTTAAATTAATGCATCAACTTGCGCGAAAAGCGCTTAGGTCCTCCAATCCATCGCAACATGTATTAGCTTTACTAGGTGACATGGCGACGACTGCGGCATTAGACCGACAAAAAGGCATGCGCGCTTATCTTGAGCACCATACAGAGCTAGAATTAATCGCAGAGGCAAATTGTCAATGGTCTCAGAATGAAGCTTATCGCCTCACTAAAGCGTGGTTACAGCGAGATCCCGCAATCACAACAGTTTGGGCTGCCAATGATCCTATTGCTTATGGCGCATTACTCGCTGCTAAAGAGTTAAACCGTAAGATCGTCATAGGAGGGATTAATTGGGATGAAGATATTGCACCTAAGTTAGATGTTTCGATTGGAGGGCATGTATTGCTTGGGGCCTATACCTTAGCTCGACTAGCACAATATCATAGAGACTTCACACCGATAGACAGCGTGACCTTGTCTATTTTCGAATCGCTGGATGACGCTCACTTACCTTTGTATCATGCCATACATGGAAACTTTCCTGAACACCTGGACTTTTTACGTTACATTAACGATCCAGCGCAATTTACCATTACAGAACTAACTCACTCACTTAATAAAAATAACCACAATAATAATGTAAAGAATTGAGAATTTAAGAAAGATTAATTAATGCATTAAACAAAACCCAGAAAGATAATGCAATTTAAACTTGTCTAATCTTTATACATTGACAGCGATGTCAACACCTGTTTTAGTAACAAACGTAAACAACATGTAAAACAGGTGAAATATGAAAAACAGTAATACAGTAGTAAAACTTCTTAAGCTTTCGACCCTTAGCGCCTGCGTTTGTGCAAGCCTTTCAGTTGCTCACGCAGATACACAGCGTGTTATCGTCACGTTAAAAGACAGCGCAACACCAAATGTTCTGCCAGTGCGCTTAAATCAAGCAGAAACGGCGCAGTTTAAAGCGCAGGCTTTGTCTGAAGCTGCCTACTCCACCTTGGGTACTGCTGCAGTTAACACATTGCCAAGCATTAATGCATATGTCGCCGAAGTTTCTTCTGCGCAAATGCAACAACTACAAGCAAGCGGTAATATTGCACACGTAGAAGTTGACCCTAAACGCTATTTGCCAAGTGTAAAAACTTCAGCAATTGATTTACTCGCTGAAACAACACCTTACGGCATTAGTATGGTGCAGGCTAACCAAGTATCTGATGGCTACAGCGGCAGCCGTAAAGTCTGTATTATGGATACAGGTTATACGCTAGGTCACCAAGACTTACCTAGCACAGGCGTTACTGGTAATGACGGCTACGGTAACTACGACACAGGTGTGTGGAGTAACGATGGTAACGGCCACGGAACACATGTGGCCGGCACAATCGCCGCTTTAGGTGGTAATGGTACAGGTGTGGTCGGGGTAAATCCATCAGGGCAACTAGGTCTTCATATTGTTAAAGTGTTTA containing:
- a CDS encoding basic secretory protein-like protein — its product is MKTSSLASLILLSFCGSSLANTNALYDITERDAFSITSDVKEQTQGEGIEQLVDRSLKSKFLSKQSSAEIVFDLKGVKALRQYRLTSAQDAPARDPKHWTVAISKDGKVWQEADKRNNIVFSRRGETLAFDLPKTTDARYVRFTVAQEGKTQWGDRFLQIADLALYAQTSLPLANFTADKTVAKLNESISLQSISENSPTALNWKVEGKAMLPTTKSVEVVYDKPGNYDVTLMTKNAHGSDLKTRANYLKIYDPTHPWKGFEPPKVKVVIEDTESAGSKRLQALFPDIASTVDDVTRQLAPRLYKHFAELPEFEQVTFRLKWMDTIAYRSGDETNMEIVFSSKYITEKLAAQPDEQVEYELLGVLWHELTHGYQLFPKERSYSEPDVHAFIEGMADLIRIQAGFHKTRSPKPSDSWVGGYTNTGFFLAWLAESHPDFAYRFNQTAVEIEDWSFEDAIKSVTGESLDKLWSRYQSELNTKKLQ
- a CDS encoding cytochrome b562, whose amino-acid sequence is MRKIVFIFVLLFSMSGVAHESSELNKTMKEMGHIYKQAMKAQSAQEMQAHLTELTTLVNESKQFQFKQEVSAESVEGLNKVLETITKASYEVDSGRVEKAREMLLKIDELRKQYHKLHEPPSFWELLFGS
- a CDS encoding ABC transporter substrate-binding protein, coding for MIRKLLFIFLFLSPMAALSAQRFNVQFVNPGFATKNPTGDFWYNVSNVMTAAANNMNISLKISYAQRNHILMKSLVDQALKSDADYLVLVNEKSSVVPYLLNTKATNIKIIFLLNGPTKTEEVALLKAGHQIIGTIEPDNFQAGFKLMHQLARKALRSSNPSQHVLALLGDMATTAALDRQKGMRAYLEHHTELELIAEANCQWSQNEAYRLTKAWLQRDPAITTVWAANDPIAYGALLAAKELNRKIVIGGINWDEDIAPKLDVSIGGHVLLGAYTLARLAQYHRDFTPIDSVTLSIFESLDDAHLPLYHAIHGNFPEHLDFLRYINDPAQFTITELTHSLNKNNHNNNVKN